The segment TCATCATTGCCGCGTTTACGGTCATCGTGTACGGGCCGGCCCTGCTGATCCGGAACCACTCGCTAGGCATCGGCGCCTACTTTGTTGCCTTTGCATATGCGCTCCTCCTCGCGCTCTCGGTGCTCGTGCACGAACTCGCGCATGCTTTGAGCGCGAAGGCTTTCAAATGGCCTACGGAGAAGATCGTGTTGAACCTCTGGGGCGGGCACACGCAGTTCGAGAGTTTCATCGCATCCCCGGGCCGCTCGGTGCTGGTTGCCTTGGCGGGACCCGTGGCCAACTTTGTCCTCGCGGGCGGGGCCTGGCTATTGCTTGAGGCCAATGTCTTCACCGGGGTGGGGGACACTCTGACGAATATTCTGATGTGGGCCAACCTGCTGATCGGCATCTTCAACGTGCTCCCGGGCCTGCCCCTTGATGGAGGACGCCTCGTGGAATCCGCGGTATGGAAGGCTACGGGCAGCCAGGAAAAGGGGACGGTGGCGGCCGGGTGGGCCGGACGGGTCATCGTGATCGTCCTGGTTGTTTGGTTCATCGCGTTGCCGTTGCTGAGCGGCAGTTCCCCCGATGTCACCCTGATGCTCATCACATTCCTTGTCTGCAGCTTCCTCTGGGTCGGCGCATCCGGTGCCATTCAGCAGGCCACGCTCCGCGGACGCCTCCCCTCGGTGAGTGCCGCGGCCTTGGCCGAACCCGCCGTCGGGATTCCGAACTCGGCCACCGTCGCCGACGTCCTGCGCGTGGCACCGTACGGTGCTCCCGCCGTCGTGATTTGCGGGCCGGACGGGCGGCCGCAAGGACTTGTCGATCCGGCTGCCGCAGCAGCCGTGCCGCCCTCCGAGATTTACGCGACACTGGTCACCGCGGTTTCGACTCCGCTTGCCGACGGCGCCTACGTGCCCAGGACATCGAACGGCCAGGAACTGATCCAGTATCTGGCCCAGCTCAACGGCGCCGAATACGCCGTGGTGGACGAAATCGGCACCGTCACGGGTCTGTTGCGCCAACAGGCCGTCGTGACAGCCATTACAGGTAAAGTAGCCCGCCGGAGCGGGCGCTCCTAGGACCTTCCCGGTAGAGTTACCTGCCGGCCGCTAAATACCCCCGACAGCAGTGCGCATCACTAAGCAGCAACTGCGGCAACAATTGACGGCCCAGCCGTACAGGAGCGAGGAAACACCCATGAGCAGCGAAACCGCCGCCAGCGACACCGAAACCGGCACCGCCAACACTGCCCTCCAACCCACGGGTGCTGCGCGGCGCCGCGGACCGTTCCGTGTGGGCGAGCGGGTCCAGCTCACCGACGAACGCGGCCGGATGAACACGATCACCCTGGAGGAAGGCGGCGCCTTCCACACGCACCGCGGTTTCCTGAACCACGATGAGATCATTGGCCAGGTTGACGGTTCGGTGGTGGCCAACAACGTCGGCCAGCAGTACCAGACGCTCCGGCCGCTCCTGTCCGACTTCGTGTTGTCCATGCCCCGCGGCGCGGCTGTTGTTTATCCCAAGGATGCGGGCCAGATCGTCACCATGGCGGACATCTTCCCAGGCGCGCGCGTGGTGGAGGCCGGCGTGGGTTCCGGAGCCCTTTCGATCTCGCTGCTTCGCGCAGTGGGCGACGGCGGCTACCTGCACTCTTTCGAGCGCCGCGAAGAATTCGCCGACATCGCCCGCGGGAACGTGGAAACCATTTTCGGCGGACCACACCCTGCCTGGAAGATCTCGCTCGGTGACTTCCAGGAGGAAGTTGTCCGCAGCGAAGAACCCGGATCCGTGGACCGCGTGGTCCTCGACATGCTGGCTCCTTGGGAATGCCTCGACGCCGTAGCGACCGTTCTGGCCCCGGGCGGCGTGTGGATCAACTATGTGGCCACCGTGACCCAGCTTTCCCGAACCGCGGAAGCCATCCGCGCCGATGGCCGTTTCACCGAACCGGACGCTTGGGAATCGATGGTCCGCGGATGGCACCTCGAAGGCCTCGCAGTCCGCCCTGACCACCGCATGGTGGCCCACACCGGCTTCCTGCTCGTTACCCGGCGGCTCGCGGATGGCGTGACGGGTATCTCCGTCAAGCGCCGCCCATCCAAGACCGAGTTCAGCGAAGAGGACCTGAATGCCTGGACTCCGGCGGCAGTGGGGGAGCGGGCCGTTTCCGACAAAAAACTGCGTCGGGCGGCACGTGATGCGATAGCCGGCACCAACGTCAAGGACAACCCCGCGCCCGCGAATTAAGGAAAGATCACAAACTGGTCCGCATTCCGGATGTCACAGGTTTCCCGACGCTTTTGAGGGCTAAGGTCTATTTATAGAAAGCGGGAAGGAGCTGATGCTTCGTGGATACGTCGAACAACGACTTCGGGCGGACAATGCCGGAGGAGCCATCGAACAAGGCCGTGACTGAGGGAAAAACGGGACACGGGGGTGGGGGGAACCAAGCGGTGGAGGACTCCTCCGGTGAGCTCACTGTCGCGGAACGCCAGATCAACATCCTTCGTGACAAACTGCGCCACATTGACCGCCAACTTGCCGCCGCCACTCAGAACAACACCAAGCTCGTCACCATGCTGGAAACGGCGAAGGCCGAAATCCTGCGGCTCAAAGGCGCCCTCGAACAGGACGGCCAACCGCCGTACAGTTTCGGGACCATTTTGCAGATCAACCCCAGGCGCCAACCAACGGCAGGTAGTACCGGCCAGGCAGCCACAGAGGAATCTGTTGACATCTTTAATGCGGGCCGAAAGATGCGGGTCGGCGTCAGCCCTCTGGTGAACCTCAACCAGCTGGCCGTGGGGCAGGAAGTCCTTCTCAACGAGGCCTTGCTCGTGGTTACGGGCCTGGGCTATGAACGGGCCGGCGAACTCGTCACGCTCAAGGAAATGCTTGGCACCGATCGCGCCCTGGTAGTGGGACGGGCCGATGAAGAGCGTGTCGTCAGGCTTTCAGGGGCATTGCAGAAGGTGCACCTGCGCGTCGGTGACGCCTTGTCTCTGGATTCCCGCACCGGCTACGCCCTGGAGAAGGTGCCGCGAGCAGAGGTGGAAAACCTCGTCCTCGAAGAAGTCCCGGATATCACCTACGAGGACATCGGCGGTTTGGGCCCTCAAATCGAACAGATCCGCGACGCCGTGGAACTCCCGTTCCTGCACCCGGATTTGTACCGCGAACACGGGCTCAAGGCACCCAAAGGCATCCTGCTTTACGGCCCTCCGGGTTGCGGTAAGACGCTGATCGCGAAGGCCGTTGCCAACTCCCTTGCCGCCCGTGCCTCCGAACGGGCCGGCAACGTGGATCTCAAGAGCTACTTCCTGAACATCAAGGGTCCTGAACTCCTTGACAAGTATGTCGGGGAAACAGAGCGCCATATCCGGCTGATCTTTGCCCGGGCCCGGGAAAAGGCTTCGGACGGCAGCCCCGTGGTGGTATTTTTCGACGAAATGGACTCATTGTTCCGCACCCGCGGAACGGGTGTTTCCTCCGACGTCGAGACAACCATCGTCCCGCAGCT is part of the Arthrobacter methylotrophus genome and harbors:
- the arc gene encoding proteasome ATPase, with product MDTSNNDFGRTMPEEPSNKAVTEGKTGHGGGGNQAVEDSSGELTVAERQINILRDKLRHIDRQLAAATQNNTKLVTMLETAKAEILRLKGALEQDGQPPYSFGTILQINPRRQPTAGSTGQAATEESVDIFNAGRKMRVGVSPLVNLNQLAVGQEVLLNEALLVVTGLGYERAGELVTLKEMLGTDRALVVGRADEERVVRLSGALQKVHLRVGDALSLDSRTGYALEKVPRAEVENLVLEEVPDITYEDIGGLGPQIEQIRDAVELPFLHPDLYREHGLKAPKGILLYGPPGCGKTLIAKAVANSLAARASERAGNVDLKSYFLNIKGPELLDKYVGETERHIRLIFARAREKASDGSPVVVFFDEMDSLFRTRGTGVSSDVETTIVPQLLSEIDGVERLDNVIVIGASNREDMIDPAILRPGRLDVKVKIQRPDAEAAADIFAKYITKDLPFHATDLAEHAGDVQATVDAIIQRTVEAMYSTEKSNEYLEVTYANGDTEMLYFKDFNSGAVVQNVVDRAKKYAIKDLLLTQQKGLRIDHFLRAVVDEFREHEDMPNTTNPDDWARISGKKGERITYIRTIVQGKAGQEPGKSIETTPNTGQYL
- a CDS encoding site-2 protease family protein; translation: MSTSGKVGHSTRGGRKDGIPLGRIAGIPVYLAYSWFIIAAFTVIVYGPALLIRNHSLGIGAYFVAFAYALLLALSVLVHELAHALSAKAFKWPTEKIVLNLWGGHTQFESFIASPGRSVLVALAGPVANFVLAGGAWLLLEANVFTGVGDTLTNILMWANLLIGIFNVLPGLPLDGGRLVESAVWKATGSQEKGTVAAGWAGRVIVIVLVVWFIALPLLSGSSPDVTLMLITFLVCSFLWVGASGAIQQATLRGRLPSVSAAALAEPAVGIPNSATVADVLRVAPYGAPAVVICGPDGRPQGLVDPAAAAAVPPSEIYATLVTAVSTPLADGAYVPRTSNGQELIQYLAQLNGAEYAVVDEIGTVTGLLRQQAVVTAITGKVARRSGRS
- a CDS encoding tRNA (adenine-N1)-methyltransferase — translated: MSSETAASDTETGTANTALQPTGAARRRGPFRVGERVQLTDERGRMNTITLEEGGAFHTHRGFLNHDEIIGQVDGSVVANNVGQQYQTLRPLLSDFVLSMPRGAAVVYPKDAGQIVTMADIFPGARVVEAGVGSGALSISLLRAVGDGGYLHSFERREEFADIARGNVETIFGGPHPAWKISLGDFQEEVVRSEEPGSVDRVVLDMLAPWECLDAVATVLAPGGVWINYVATVTQLSRTAEAIRADGRFTEPDAWESMVRGWHLEGLAVRPDHRMVAHTGFLLVTRRLADGVTGISVKRRPSKTEFSEEDLNAWTPAAVGERAVSDKKLRRAARDAIAGTNVKDNPAPAN